The Rhodococcus triatomae genome includes a window with the following:
- a CDS encoding glutamate ABC transporter substrate-binding protein, producing the protein MNARALLALGAVVLMTLTGCATAQPSVATLEDGENPYTAPPLPNGAEFATPLPPVTDPEPDCGDPTASLRPDPAGPMPTVDAIRARGHLVVGLDTGSNLMSFRDPSTGTVQGFDVDIAREVARDLFGDPNRLDFKILTSADRLRALEEGSVDIVAKTMTITCERRQTVEFSSQYFVAHQRVLVVGGSGVDGVDDLGGRTVCVARGTTSLTRLQELLPDARILTVPMWSDCLVVLQQHQVDAVSTDDTILAGLASQDPYLEIVGDSLGIEPYGIGIPPAATDLVRFVNGTLERIRRDGTWTRLYDTWLTTLGPAPAPPAATYRD; encoded by the coding sequence ATGAACGCCCGGGCACTCCTCGCGCTGGGCGCGGTGGTACTGATGACACTCACCGGGTGCGCCACCGCTCAGCCGTCGGTCGCCACCCTCGAGGACGGCGAAAATCCTTACACCGCACCGCCATTGCCGAACGGCGCGGAGTTCGCGACTCCGCTGCCTCCGGTGACCGATCCGGAACCGGACTGCGGTGACCCGACCGCGAGTCTGCGGCCCGACCCCGCCGGACCGATGCCGACGGTCGACGCCATCCGGGCCCGCGGGCACCTGGTGGTAGGTCTCGACACCGGCAGCAATCTCATGAGTTTCCGGGATCCGTCCACGGGCACCGTCCAGGGTTTCGACGTGGACATCGCGCGAGAGGTGGCGCGTGACCTGTTCGGCGACCCGAACCGCCTCGATTTCAAGATCCTCACCTCCGCGGACCGACTGCGTGCACTGGAGGAAGGATCGGTGGACATCGTCGCCAAGACCATGACGATCACGTGCGAGCGTCGGCAGACGGTCGAGTTCTCGAGCCAGTACTTCGTGGCACACCAACGGGTTCTGGTCGTCGGCGGGTCCGGTGTGGACGGTGTCGACGACCTCGGCGGACGCACCGTGTGCGTCGCACGGGGAACCACCTCGCTGACCCGCCTGCAGGAGTTGCTCCCCGATGCCCGCATCCTCACCGTTCCGATGTGGTCCGACTGCCTGGTGGTTCTGCAGCAGCACCAGGTCGATGCGGTGAGTACCGACGACACCATCCTGGCCGGACTGGCGTCCCAGGACCCGTATCTGGAAATCGTCGGCGACAGCCTCGGCATCGAGCCGTACGGAATCGGAATCCCCCCGGCCGCCACCGATCTCGTCCGGTTCGTCAACGGGACTCTCGAACGGATTCGCCGGGACGGCACCTGGACGCGGCTCTACGACACCTGGCTGACGACGCTCGGGCCCGCACCGGCCCCGCCGGCAGCCACCTATCGGGACTGA
- a CDS encoding wax ester/triacylglycerol synthase domain-containing protein gives MTALTNASAADEASLTGLDEFFLGIESARRPTHWALVFELSTDGAEITADELTERIRERVATSGLFRLALSGTGRRAPRLVEAVDWDPARNVEICRTVGDEAGDALVERLMSEPLPRDRPLWRVVAVEQERPRRRRIVLAVHHCMSDGIAGAGFARLLADGDEAGLAHLDRYVDSDRFRWSSPGRAVVSRAARSFVASWRGARRSPGLAPLASGQRRVRTAAVPAVDFRASAVANGAGSADYLLVLVEESLRRAAEIAGLEPGPGRDGVRVLTPATLDPSLRHTGNAVSMTLVNLTLAPRSRVDALGEIRAQLVSATESGTQHAIPAVSALGAHLPWGLRKAASRRTVATIRPDIHVGLNPAYHSIRTVLGREVGSIRPVSPLLGNSLSVTSVLTGAELSVGITWDPVALGDFGADFAAALVHAVSVAS, from the coding sequence ATGACCGCCCTGACGAACGCGTCGGCGGCCGACGAGGCGTCACTCACCGGACTCGACGAGTTCTTTCTCGGCATCGAGAGCGCACGACGACCGACACACTGGGCACTCGTCTTCGAGCTGAGCACGGACGGTGCGGAGATCACGGCCGACGAGCTGACCGAGCGGATTCGCGAGCGAGTCGCCACGTCCGGTCTCTTCCGGCTCGCACTCTCCGGAACCGGTCGCCGGGCCCCTCGCCTGGTCGAGGCGGTCGACTGGGATCCGGCACGGAACGTCGAGATCTGCCGGACGGTCGGTGACGAGGCAGGCGATGCGCTGGTCGAACGGCTGATGTCCGAGCCGTTGCCCAGGGATCGTCCGCTGTGGCGCGTGGTGGCGGTGGAGCAGGAACGTCCACGTCGGCGGCGGATCGTGTTGGCTGTGCACCATTGCATGTCGGACGGGATCGCCGGGGCCGGCTTCGCGCGTCTGCTCGCCGACGGCGACGAGGCCGGATTGGCGCACCTCGACCGGTACGTCGACTCGGACCGGTTCCGCTGGTCCTCCCCGGGCCGGGCCGTCGTCTCCCGGGCTGCCCGTTCCTTCGTCGCGTCCTGGCGGGGCGCGCGGCGCTCGCCCGGGTTGGCTCCCCTCGCATCCGGGCAACGCCGGGTGCGGACGGCGGCGGTGCCGGCCGTCGACTTCCGTGCTTCCGCCGTGGCCAACGGTGCAGGGTCGGCCGACTATCTCCTCGTCCTGGTCGAGGAATCGTTGCGCCGCGCCGCCGAGATCGCCGGGCTCGAGCCGGGGCCCGGCCGGGACGGGGTGCGGGTCCTCACCCCGGCGACGTTGGACCCGAGCCTGCGGCACACCGGGAATGCCGTGTCGATGACGCTGGTCAATCTCACTCTGGCTCCCCGATCCCGCGTGGACGCACTGGGGGAGATCCGGGCGCAGTTGGTCTCGGCCACGGAATCCGGAACCCAGCACGCCATCCCGGCCGTCTCGGCGCTGGGTGCCCACCTGCCGTGGGGTCTGCGCAAGGCCGCGTCACGGCGCACCGTGGCCACGATCAGGCCCGACATCCACGTCGGCCTCAACCCCGCGTACCACTCGATTCGCACGGTGCTCGGGCGCGAGGTCGGGAGTATCCGGCCGGTGTCGCCGCTACTGGGAAATTCGCTGTCGGTCACCAGTGTGCTGACCGGTGCGGAGCTCAGCGTCGGAATCACCTGGGACCCGGTGGCACTCGGCGATTTCGGGGCCGACTTCGCCGCCGCGCTCGTTCACGCCGTGAGCGTGGCGAGCTGA
- a CDS encoding MMPL family transporter, with translation MQDKKFRRLILILWPVVLVALGIPALAVHDRVGEPNLTVSGSASERADQILDERFPGSTAVAILLEGPADQVRIQGTRLATELDGAGYGPVVTPWTDDSVADVLAPEPGTALLLAMTGGSEGAMKDADVIVDRVDEVIADPVAASITGEGVVGSALEEAGVRELRKGELYALPLLIVILLLVFRSLLAAAIPIVIGGSVLIATSGVLSVLAGAVSLDSLAISIASMMSLALGVDYSLLIVSRFREELARGLQPWEAAALARRTAGRTVVEAGCVLLAAVSAALLVAPGPFLVSATVAVGAAAVMSVIAAVGIVPVLLGFAGRRINGRRGTRTQETEGGVVLRACRLALRRPVPVGLLVLLVLIPLSLPALGMRTGTPGVELLTKGERALADYTRISEVMGPGWSAPFIVVAQNPDGPVTTPALLTELSELEGELRETEGVAEVLGAGAVADRLLSVESLDPPALLSAARSAGVDVGPMIAQSPNVLQSGYLGLAALDGARSDLRGLAATVVNIDLGGDTARFVVVPDAPAGSPEAVRLSDELRSAAESLAGSTGMTVVVGGSGQLVVDFGKEITRLVPLLLLVLSGASYLVLVVLLRSLLVPLVAVLLNVLTVGAAFGVLALLYDGTVGPEQVPVYIAGTAVLGIMGIMFGLSIDYQVFMLSRIREAWLRTGDPIAAINGGIVGTARVITGAALVMIAVFTGFALTTFPVNRQLGIGLVVAVLVDATLLRLLLLPGALKLLGARAWWWPGTPRPQVRTEVEPERQELVRAGE, from the coding sequence ATGCAGGACAAGAAGTTTCGGCGGCTGATTCTGATCCTCTGGCCGGTGGTATTGGTGGCGCTGGGGATACCCGCCCTGGCGGTGCACGACCGCGTCGGTGAGCCGAACCTGACGGTGAGCGGCAGCGCCTCCGAGCGCGCCGACCAGATCCTCGACGAGAGGTTCCCGGGATCGACTGCCGTCGCGATCCTGCTCGAAGGCCCCGCGGACCAGGTCCGGATACAGGGAACGCGTCTGGCCACCGAGCTCGACGGTGCAGGGTACGGGCCCGTCGTCACGCCGTGGACCGACGACTCGGTGGCCGACGTGCTCGCACCCGAGCCGGGCACCGCGTTGTTGCTCGCCATGACCGGTGGATCCGAAGGCGCCATGAAGGACGCCGACGTGATCGTCGACCGGGTGGACGAGGTGATCGCCGACCCGGTGGCGGCGTCGATCACCGGCGAGGGAGTGGTGGGGAGCGCCCTCGAAGAGGCGGGCGTACGAGAACTCCGCAAGGGCGAACTGTACGCGCTGCCCCTGCTGATCGTGATCCTCCTGCTGGTGTTCCGGTCCCTGCTGGCCGCCGCGATCCCCATCGTGATCGGGGGGTCGGTGCTGATCGCGACGTCGGGCGTACTGAGCGTGCTCGCCGGTGCGGTCTCGCTCGACTCGCTGGCCATCAGTATCGCCTCGATGATGTCGCTGGCACTGGGCGTCGACTACTCGCTGTTGATCGTCTCCCGATTCCGGGAGGAACTCGCGCGCGGGCTGCAGCCGTGGGAGGCGGCCGCGCTTGCCCGGCGTACGGCCGGACGCACCGTCGTCGAGGCCGGCTGCGTTCTGCTCGCCGCGGTGAGTGCCGCGTTGCTCGTGGCTCCCGGCCCCTTCCTGGTGTCCGCGACCGTGGCGGTCGGTGCCGCCGCGGTCATGAGCGTGATCGCCGCGGTGGGAATCGTGCCGGTGCTGCTCGGCTTCGCCGGCCGCCGGATCAACGGGCGGCGTGGCACCCGGACGCAGGAAACGGAGGGCGGCGTCGTGCTGCGCGCCTGCCGCCTCGCGCTGCGACGTCCGGTGCCGGTCGGGTTGCTGGTGCTGCTGGTCCTGATCCCGCTGTCCCTTCCCGCACTCGGAATGCGCACGGGGACACCCGGTGTGGAACTGCTGACGAAGGGCGAGCGTGCGCTCGCGGACTACACCCGTATCTCGGAGGTGATGGGGCCGGGGTGGTCGGCGCCGTTCATCGTGGTGGCGCAGAACCCCGACGGCCCGGTCACGACGCCGGCACTCCTGACCGAGCTCAGTGAACTGGAGGGCGAACTCCGCGAGACCGAGGGGGTCGCGGAGGTGCTGGGAGCCGGGGCGGTGGCCGACCGGCTGCTCTCGGTCGAGTCGCTCGATCCGCCGGCCCTGCTGTCCGCCGCTCGTTCGGCGGGGGTGGACGTGGGCCCGATGATCGCCCAGTCCCCGAACGTCCTGCAGTCCGGGTACCTCGGCCTGGCCGCTCTCGACGGGGCCCGCTCCGATCTGCGTGGACTCGCGGCGACGGTGGTCAACATCGATCTGGGCGGGGACACCGCACGTTTCGTGGTGGTCCCCGATGCACCGGCGGGGAGCCCGGAGGCCGTCCGGCTCTCGGACGAACTACGCTCGGCGGCAGAGAGTCTCGCCGGGTCGACGGGGATGACGGTGGTGGTCGGCGGGTCGGGCCAGCTGGTCGTCGATTTCGGCAAGGAGATCACGAGGTTGGTTCCGCTCCTTCTGCTGGTGTTGTCCGGGGCCTCCTACCTGGTGCTCGTCGTCCTGCTCCGGTCCCTGCTCGTACCCCTGGTGGCAGTGCTGCTCAACGTCCTCACCGTCGGGGCGGCGTTCGGTGTCCTGGCCCTGCTGTACGACGGGACGGTCGGGCCGGAGCAGGTGCCCGTCTACATCGCGGGCACGGCCGTACTGGGGATCATGGGCATCATGTTCGGCCTGTCCATCGACTACCAGGTGTTCATGCTGTCGCGCATTCGTGAAGCGTGGCTCCGCACCGGAGATCCGATCGCGGCGATCAACGGCGGCATCGTGGGTACCGCCCGGGTGATCACCGGCGCAGCGCTGGTGATGATCGCGGTGTTCACGGGCTTCGCGCTCACCACCTTCCCGGTCAACCGGCAGTTGGGAATCGGGCTCGTGGTCGCCGTCCTGGTCGATGCCACTCTGCTCCGGCTGCTGCTGTTGCCCGGCGCCCTGAAGCTGCTCGGTGCCCGGGCGTGGTGGTGGCCGGGCACGCCCCGCCCGCAGGTCCGCACCGAGGTCGAGCCGGAGCGCCAGGAACTGGTGCGCGCGGGAGAGTAG
- a CDS encoding acyl-CoA dehydrogenase family protein → MTVTISDVDERVEFSTLLDSVFDERVNGLIEEADRTGTFPRQIIAALGDAEVFARKWQRGHVPDLHLLFALAERLGRTGSAGISVGVSLHDSAIAILRRFARSDMLVDLTERAIRGDAVVCLGASEAGGGSDLQVVQSTATPVPGGYRVRGAKKFVSLSTVADVVLVVVRAGDTARSAGELALIALDRNDVEVGPAYEKLGAHCLETAPITFDVEVPAEALVARAGTGLAALSWGLAQERLSIAGQVVGACDLAMGITVARLKSREQFGSRLFDHQALRLRFADLQARLDVLRWALQGLAASGQVPSIRAASGLKVTAARLGEEVMSECLHVFAGAGYLVGQAPVEKWWREMKLARVGGGADEVLWELVATGLTPDFDGYARTVSE, encoded by the coding sequence ATGACCGTGACGATATCGGACGTCGACGAACGCGTGGAGTTCTCGACATTGCTGGACAGTGTGTTCGACGAGCGGGTGAACGGGCTGATCGAGGAGGCGGATCGGACGGGCACGTTCCCTCGCCAGATCATCGCGGCGTTGGGCGACGCCGAGGTGTTCGCCCGTAAGTGGCAGCGAGGGCACGTCCCCGATCTCCATCTGCTGTTCGCGCTCGCGGAGCGGCTGGGCCGTACCGGGTCGGCGGGCATCTCCGTCGGCGTCAGCCTGCACGATTCGGCGATCGCCATCCTGCGCAGGTTCGCCCGCTCCGACATGCTCGTCGATCTGACCGAGCGGGCGATCCGCGGGGACGCCGTCGTGTGCCTCGGCGCGTCCGAGGCCGGGGGCGGCTCGGATCTCCAGGTCGTGCAGTCCACGGCGACTCCGGTCCCGGGCGGGTATCGGGTCCGGGGTGCCAAGAAGTTCGTCTCCCTGTCGACGGTGGCCGACGTGGTGCTTGTCGTCGTACGGGCGGGTGACACCGCGCGCAGCGCCGGCGAACTCGCTCTGATCGCGTTGGACCGCAACGACGTCGAGGTCGGCCCCGCCTACGAGAAGCTGGGTGCGCACTGTCTGGAGACGGCCCCGATCACGTTCGACGTGGAGGTGCCCGCCGAGGCGTTGGTGGCCCGTGCCGGAACCGGTCTGGCGGCACTGAGCTGGGGTCTGGCACAGGAACGGCTCTCGATCGCCGGACAGGTGGTCGGCGCGTGCGATCTCGCGATGGGAATCACGGTGGCGAGGCTCAAGTCGCGTGAACAGTTCGGTAGCCGGTTGTTCGATCACCAGGCGCTGCGGCTTCGGTTCGCCGACCTGCAGGCGCGGCTGGACGTGTTGCGGTGGGCTCTGCAGGGTCTGGCCGCCTCGGGCCAGGTCCCCAGCATCCGCGCGGCGTCGGGGCTCAAGGTCACCGCCGCGCGTCTCGGGGAGGAGGTCATGTCCGAGTGCCTCCACGTGTTCGCCGGGGCCGGCTATCTGGTCGGTCAGGCACCTGTCGAGAAGTGGTGGCGTGAAATGAAACTGGCGCGGGTCGGCGGCGGGGCCGACGAGGTGTTGTGGGAGCTGGTCGCGACCGGTCTCACCCCTGATTTCGACGGCTACGCACGGACGGTGAGCGAATGA
- a CDS encoding serine/threonine-protein kinase — protein MTDPNTPERDRGDDETTRRAAPPDEETTRRTAPPAPDEAPDDLPDTAAVQRSEPSRGSRTGNSGTGRSVRSRLSRSGGRMRLGGGLVEVPAVRTVDPAAAVMADPQVPERKRFCWKCTRPVGRKSASTRSAEYGQCPHCGATFDFRPLLRRGDLVAGQYEVQGCIAYGGLGWIYLAIDHNVSDRWVVLKGLLHFGDAEAQAVAVAERQFLAEVAHPNIVKIYNFVEHPRPDGTPMGYIVMEYVGGTSLRDVLSAQPDDHRLPVDQAIGYVLEILPALGYLHSIGLVYNDLKPENVMVTEDSLELIDLGAVAGIEDYGYLYGTPGYQAPEIIKTGPTPATDIYTVGRTLAVLTLDMPVDKGKLRSGLPTPEEAPLLAEHEFFHRLLLRATDPDPKQRFESAEEMAGQATGVLREIVAGRTGRERPGLSTVFSRPRNTFGTDELVEQTDVYVDGRVRDPTLDPRSVAQGLPVLLVDPGDPHARLLAATVQAEPRQTLDSIAHARESGIERQSGEGRVALSRELTFAEVVAHLDLGDPETARNLLDRLERDIGSHWRIDWYAGLTMLTEAQYEPAFSHFEAALTAAPGEAAPKLALAVTADLIVQHWDSSDQRQWRDFAERYYRTVWLTDHGMVSAAFGLARQLTARSDLDGAVTVLDQVPASSRHYSMARMTAVLTRLSGALVDLDEAAMRESARRVSLLAAEESRALQMRTLVLGTALDWMRCGNRPSDDSPILGVPFTEEGLRRGVEKCLRALARGAQERTHRYALVDMANAIRPRSLF, from the coding sequence GTGACGGATCCGAACACTCCCGAACGGGATCGGGGCGACGACGAGACCACCCGTCGCGCCGCGCCGCCCGACGAGGAGACCACCCGCCGCACCGCACCGCCGGCGCCGGACGAGGCACCCGACGACCTCCCGGACACCGCTGCCGTGCAACGTTCGGAGCCCTCGCGCGGCTCGCGAACCGGCAACTCCGGTACCGGGCGGTCGGTGCGCTCGCGGCTGAGCCGCTCCGGCGGCCGGATGCGGCTCGGCGGCGGGCTCGTCGAGGTCCCCGCCGTCCGCACCGTCGACCCGGCGGCTGCGGTCATGGCCGACCCGCAGGTTCCGGAGCGAAAGCGCTTCTGCTGGAAATGCACCCGCCCCGTCGGTCGCAAGAGCGCCTCCACCCGGTCCGCCGAGTACGGGCAGTGCCCGCACTGCGGCGCCACGTTCGACTTCCGCCCGCTCCTGCGCCGCGGCGACCTGGTGGCCGGACAGTACGAGGTGCAGGGCTGCATCGCCTACGGCGGACTGGGCTGGATCTACCTGGCGATCGACCACAACGTCAGCGATCGTTGGGTGGTACTCAAGGGACTGCTGCATTTCGGCGACGCCGAGGCACAGGCGGTCGCGGTCGCGGAACGGCAATTCCTCGCCGAGGTCGCCCACCCGAACATCGTGAAGATCTACAACTTCGTCGAGCACCCTCGCCCGGACGGAACCCCGATGGGCTACATCGTGATGGAGTACGTGGGCGGGACGTCACTGCGGGACGTGTTGTCCGCGCAGCCGGACGACCACCGCCTGCCTGTCGACCAGGCGATCGGATACGTCCTCGAGATCCTCCCGGCGCTCGGGTATCTGCACTCGATCGGACTGGTCTACAACGATCTCAAGCCCGAGAACGTCATGGTCACCGAGGATTCGCTCGAACTCATCGATCTCGGTGCGGTCGCGGGCATCGAGGACTACGGGTACCTCTACGGGACACCGGGTTATCAGGCACCCGAGATCATCAAGACCGGGCCCACACCGGCGACGGACATCTATACGGTCGGGCGCACGCTCGCCGTTCTCACGCTCGACATGCCGGTGGACAAGGGCAAGCTGCGCAGCGGCCTGCCGACCCCGGAGGAAGCTCCTCTGCTCGCCGAGCACGAGTTCTTCCACCGCCTGCTGCTCCGGGCGACCGACCCGGACCCGAAGCAGCGCTTCGAATCCGCCGAGGAGATGGCAGGGCAGGCCACGGGCGTGCTCCGGGAGATCGTGGCCGGACGCACCGGCCGGGAGCGTCCGGGGCTGTCCACCGTGTTCAGCCGTCCGCGCAACACGTTCGGGACGGACGAGCTCGTCGAGCAGACCGACGTCTACGTCGACGGTCGTGTCCGCGACCCCACCCTCGATCCGCGCTCGGTGGCCCAGGGCCTCCCCGTCCTGCTCGTCGATCCGGGAGACCCGCACGCGCGTCTGCTCGCGGCCACCGTGCAGGCCGAACCCCGACAGACCCTGGACTCCATCGCGCACGCCCGCGAGAGCGGAATCGAGCGCCAGTCCGGCGAAGGACGCGTCGCACTGTCGCGCGAACTCACGTTCGCGGAGGTGGTCGCCCACCTCGATCTGGGAGACCCGGAGACCGCCCGGAATCTGCTCGACCGTCTGGAACGGGACATCGGAAGTCATTGGCGCATCGACTGGTACGCCGGCCTGACGATGCTCACGGAGGCCCAGTACGAGCCGGCCTTCTCCCACTTCGAGGCGGCCCTCACCGCCGCGCCCGGCGAGGCGGCACCGAAACTGGCACTCGCCGTGACGGCGGACCTGATCGTCCAGCACTGGGACAGCAGCGACCAGCGACAGTGGCGGGACTTCGCCGAACGGTACTACCGGACGGTGTGGTTGACCGACCACGGCATGGTGAGCGCGGCCTTCGGGCTCGCGCGCCAGTTGACCGCACGAAGCGACCTCGACGGTGCGGTCACCGTCCTCGACCAGGTACCGGCGAGCTCGCGGCACTACAGCATGGCCCGGATGACGGCGGTGCTCACCCGGCTCTCCGGGGCGCTGGTCGACCTCGACGAGGCCGCGATGCGGGAATCGGCGCGGCGGGTGAGCCTGCTCGCCGCCGAGGAGAGTCGTGCACTACAGATGCGCACCCTCGTACTCGGGACCGCCCTGGACTGGATGCGCTGCGGGAACCGGCCGTCCGACGACAGCCCCATCCTGGGCGTGCCGTTCACCGAGGAGGGCCTGCGCCGGGGCGTCGAGAAGTGTCTGCGGGCCCTCGCCCGTGGCGCCCAGGAGCGCACCCACCGGTATGCCCTGGTGGACATGGCCAACGCGATCCGGCCCCGCAGCCTGTTCTGA
- a CDS encoding alpha/beta fold hydrolase, which translates to MVADTSGGPDTAAPRSGRVRIAGRQVHYVEAGTGRPVLLIHGMAGSWTHWARTIPFLARRHRVVAIDLPGFGDSQARLNGCSFDAMVDTVDRVRALLDLDRPVVIGHSMGAPVALRYAATHPDHVTATIAVCGAVSWFALPARSGPFGALRRRLDPANTAVLFEVLTAGVPVPTALRRVVARHDTLRRAALWPYLAGPNNDEETASLLLAGAGSAGALPTVASIALADPFDRLDRIRCPVLCVGTAHDRVSPPRLVRALAERIPSAENATIPHCGHLPMLEQPGAFHAVVDGYLRRHT; encoded by the coding sequence ATGGTTGCCGACACGTCAGGAGGCCCCGACACGGCGGCCCCGAGATCCGGCCGGGTCCGGATCGCCGGACGGCAGGTGCACTACGTCGAAGCCGGCACCGGCCGCCCGGTACTGCTCATCCACGGTATGGCCGGGAGCTGGACCCACTGGGCGCGGACCATCCCGTTCCTCGCCCGCAGACACCGCGTCGTCGCGATCGATCTTCCCGGCTTCGGCGACTCCCAGGCGCGGCTGAACGGATGCTCGTTCGACGCGATGGTGGACACCGTCGACCGAGTACGGGCCCTGCTGGATCTGGACCGGCCGGTGGTGATCGGCCATTCGATGGGCGCGCCCGTGGCCCTGCGGTACGCCGCGACACACCCTGACCACGTGACCGCGACGATCGCGGTCTGCGGGGCCGTCTCCTGGTTCGCGCTGCCGGCGAGATCCGGGCCCTTCGGTGCGCTGCGACGACGACTCGACCCGGCGAACACCGCGGTGTTGTTCGAGGTGCTCACCGCAGGGGTTCCCGTGCCCACCGCCCTGCGTCGTGTCGTGGCCCGCCACGACACCCTTCGCCGGGCGGCACTCTGGCCGTATCTGGCCGGACCGAACAACGACGAGGAGACCGCGTCGCTGTTGCTGGCCGGCGCAGGATCGGCCGGGGCACTGCCCACGGTCGCGAGTATCGCCCTCGCGGATCCGTTCGACCGCCTCGACCGCATCCGGTGCCCGGTGCTGTGCGTCGGGACCGCCCACGACAGAGTGTCGCCTCCCCGGCTGGTACGCGCTCTCGCAGAACGCATTCCGTCGGCGGAGAACGCAACCATCCCGCACTGCGGCCATCTGCCGATGCTCGAGCAGCCCGGTGCGTTCCACGCCGTCGTCGACGGCTACCTGCGCCGTCACACCTGA
- a CDS encoding adenylate/guanylate cyclase domain-containing protein — MSGERTGVAHEVDVDVVRSRLTRSIVVSSLLGVVVMSGLVGFALPGAEVYTRQLAPVNFVLMPAYIAVACAFAAVYVPRRVARRLREVLAASEPSRQDRLFAVSIPVVLTRAQALAWGGSLVLLPPAYGYVDARLFPVTAVAIVCGGLVVCANSYLLAEAIARPVSAWALEGGNPRPDGGSNLSLRAQLGWLLGTGVPLFGVILVVSAEIHSGGSDVAVSVLAIGVVGLVAGLVLMILANRAIVAPVRSVRAAMAAVEKGDLDVDVVVFDGTELGDLQSGFNRMVRGLRERERLRDLLDRQVGAPIAETAVRNGPEFDGQLRDVAVLFVDIVGSTGLVERCPPKEAVRLINQFFRIVVGEIAGHGGVVNKFEGDGALAIFGAPEDLPDGRSRAVESAAAIVRRARDEQVPYRIAIGISAGTVVAGHVGTDTRFEYTVVGAAVHEAARLCEVAKRRGWSAAAAGSAIAGTSIAADAWVACGEIALRGRSRPTAVYRLAAAGPGEPVVPPGASARGASAR; from the coding sequence GTGTCCGGTGAGCGCACCGGAGTGGCACACGAGGTCGATGTCGACGTCGTCCGTTCGCGACTGACCCGGTCGATCGTCGTCTCCAGCCTGCTCGGAGTGGTCGTGATGAGCGGCCTCGTCGGGTTCGCCCTGCCCGGGGCGGAGGTCTACACGAGGCAACTCGCACCGGTGAACTTCGTCCTGATGCCGGCGTACATCGCCGTCGCCTGCGCGTTCGCGGCCGTCTACGTGCCTCGTCGCGTCGCGCGCCGCCTGCGCGAGGTTCTGGCAGCCTCGGAGCCGAGCCGGCAGGACCGCCTCTTCGCGGTGTCGATCCCAGTCGTCCTCACTCGGGCACAGGCCCTCGCCTGGGGCGGCTCGTTGGTGCTGCTTCCGCCCGCCTACGGCTATGTCGACGCCCGCTTGTTCCCGGTCACCGCGGTGGCGATCGTCTGCGGCGGACTCGTCGTGTGCGCCAACAGCTATCTGTTGGCCGAGGCCATCGCACGACCGGTGTCCGCCTGGGCACTGGAAGGGGGGAACCCCCGACCGGACGGGGGATCGAACCTGTCCCTGCGGGCGCAGCTCGGCTGGCTCCTCGGTACCGGGGTGCCGTTGTTCGGGGTGATCCTGGTGGTGTCGGCGGAGATCCACTCCGGTGGATCGGACGTGGCGGTGTCGGTGCTGGCGATCGGCGTGGTCGGCCTCGTCGCCGGTCTCGTACTCATGATTCTCGCGAACCGCGCGATCGTCGCCCCCGTGCGTAGCGTGCGTGCCGCGATGGCCGCCGTCGAGAAGGGAGATCTCGACGTCGATGTCGTCGTGTTCGACGGCACCGAACTCGGTGACCTGCAGAGTGGATTCAACCGGATGGTCCGCGGGTTGCGCGAACGTGAGCGACTCCGCGACCTCCTCGATCGGCAGGTCGGCGCGCCCATCGCCGAGACCGCCGTGCGGAACGGCCCGGAGTTCGACGGGCAACTGCGCGATGTCGCGGTGCTGTTCGTCGACATCGTGGGCTCGACGGGGCTCGTCGAACGGTGCCCGCCGAAGGAGGCGGTTCGCCTCATCAACCAGTTCTTCCGGATCGTCGTCGGCGAGATCGCCGGTCACGGTGGCGTCGTCAACAAGTTCGAGGGGGACGGAGCGCTCGCGATCTTCGGTGCCCCCGAGGACCTCCCGGACGGCCGCTCGCGCGCGGTGGAGTCTGCCGCCGCCATCGTGCGGCGAGCCCGGGACGAGCAGGTGCCCTACCGCATCGCCATCGGCATCAGCGCGGGCACGGTGGTCGCCGGTCACGTGGGCACGGACACCAGGTTCGAATACACGGTGGTCGGCGCCGCCGTGCACGAGGCGGCACGCCTCTGCGAGGTGGCCAAGCGGAGAGGCTGGAGCGCAGCCGCGGCCGGATCGGCGATCGCCGGGACATCGATCGCGGCGGACGCATGGGTCGCGTGCGGGGAGATCGCGCTGCGCGGCCGGAGCCGACCCACGGCGGTGTACCGGCTCGCCGCCGCCGGACCGGGTGAACCGGTCGTCCCGCCGGGTGCGTCCGCCAGGGGCGCGAGCGCCCGTTAG